A single region of the Syngnathus acus chromosome 6, fSynAcu1.2, whole genome shotgun sequence genome encodes:
- the LOC119124209 gene encoding troponin I, fast skeletal muscle-like yields the protein MSEKKMTSSRRHHLKSLILSIASTWIQQEKKDLVVAKQNYLSETCTRPSLSGDQATLMDTCRKLNALIDKVDEERYDLSIKIGKADKEIEDLHIKVVELRGVKKPALKKVRMSADAMLKALLGSKHTVNMELRANLKPVNKEVKEEPGEAVGDWRKNIEDKADRKKMFESA from the exons GAAAAAGATGACCTCCAGCCGCCGGCATCACTTAAAG AGTTTGATCCTGTCCATCGCCTCCACGTGGATCCAGCAGGAGAAGAAAGATCTTGTGGTGGCCAAGCAGAACTATTTGTCCGAGACCTGCACCAGGCCCAGTCTCAGCGGGGACCAGGCCACGCTCATG GACACGTGCAGGAAGCTGAACGCCCTCATCGATAAAGTGGACGAAGAGAGGTACGACTTGTCCATCAAAATCGGAAAAGCTGACAAGGAG ATCGAGGACCTGCACATAAAGGTGGTGGAGCTGCGAGGCGTGAAGAAGCCGGCCCTGAAGAAGGTGCGCATGTCGGCCGACGCCATGCTCAAAGCGCTGCTGGGCTCCAAGCACACCGTCAACATGGAGCTCAGGGCCAACCTCAAACCCGTCAACAAggaagtcaaggaggag ccgGGGGAGGCGGTGGGCGACTGGCGTAAGAACATTGAGGACAAAGCAGACAGGAAGAAGATGTTTGAATCGGCCTAA
- the LOC119124211 gene encoding troponin I, fast skeletal muscle-like, whose product MSEKKLTSSRRHHLKSLMLQIAFNWIEQEKKDLEVAKEAHMAEACPKPDLSGDMASLLDICKKIHSNIDKIDDTRYDVEAKVQKMDIEIQDLKLKVVELAGVKKPALKKVRMSADAMLQALLGGKHKTTMDLRSNLKQVKKEIKEEPTEAVGDWRKNIEDKADRKKMFETS is encoded by the exons ATGTCTGA GAAGAAGCTAACGTCCAGTCGCCGACATCATCTGAAG AGTTTGATGCTTCAGATCGCATTCAATTGGATCGAGCAGGAGAAGAAAGACTTGGAGGTGGCCAAGGAGGCCCACATGGCCGAGGCCTGCCCCAAACCGGACCTCAGCGGAGACATGGCCAGCCTGCTG GACATCTGCAAGAAGATTCACTCAAATATCGACAAGATCGACGACACTCGCTACGACGTCGAAGCCAAAGTGCAAAAGATGGACATTGAG ATCCAGGACCTGAAGCTGAAGGTGGTGGAGCTGGCGGGCGTCAAGAAGCCGGCGCTGAAGAAGGTGCGCATGTCGGCCGACGCCATGTTGCAGGCCCTGCTGGGAGGCAAGCACAAGACCACCATGGACCTCAGGTCCAACCTCAAGCAGGTCAAGAAGGAGATCAAGGAGGAG CCCACAGAGGCGGTCGGCGACTGGCGCAAGAACATCGAGGACAAGGCTGACAGGAAGAAGATGTTTGAGACCTCCTAA
- the LOC119124210 gene encoding troponin I, fast skeletal muscle-like: MSEKKMTSSRRHHLKSLILQIAFTWLKDEKKTLAEEKEAYLAEHCPAPNAWGDQAALMELCRKLHAAIDKIDEERYDAEAKVNKTNKEIEDLHIKVVELRGVKKPALKKVRMSADSMLKALLGSKHTVNMELRANLKQVKKEVKEEPIEAVGDWRKNVEDKADRKKMFEAS; the protein is encoded by the exons ATGTCGGA GAAGAAAATGACTTCCAGCCGCAGGCATCACCTCAAG AGTCTGATCCTGCAGATCGCTTTCACCTGGCTGAAGGATGAGAAGAAAACCTTGGCCGAGGAGAAGGAAGCGTATCTGGCGGAGCATTGCCCCGCCCCCAACGCGTGGGGCGACCAAGCCGCGCTCATG GAGCTGTGCAGGAAACTCCACGCCGCCATCGACAAGATTGACGAAGAGCGCTACGACGCCGAGGCCAAAGTCAACAAGACCAACAAGGAG ATCGAGGACCTGCACATAAAGGTGGTGGAGCTGCGAGGCGTGAAGAAGCCGGCCCTGAAGAAGGTGCGCATGTCGGCCGACTCCATGCTCAAAGCGCTGCTGGGCTCCAAGCACACCGTCAACATGGAGCTCAGGGCCAACCTCAAGCAGGTCAAGAAGGAGGTCAAGGAGGAG CCCATCGAGGCGGTGGGCGACTGGCGGAAGAACGTTGAAGACAAAGCCGACAGGAAGAAGATGTTTGAGGCTTCCTAA
- the lsp1a gene encoding non-muscle caldesmon isoform X3, translated as MSKALLRRNSSKQNLQNLIRLTAQRSVEDAEEAERERRRRAREQSCHRNGDAEYAADDNLHVFDGAPKPGGSPSVEEDEGFSDWTQRRRQRSHQRQVGRDEEERDGAAYRSEPKDSAAASSTSSSSSSTGVRCEAEDDDGESRLETDASQVSSTSKAFLLEDSEAVGAQQEVTSLSSNQSKSRNGQADAVLEAERRLEKIRLGLQEKESQELEELKRRHARAEQELEELARRKEQRSRLRSQEERRRQDEQRQRLAKEEEERGRMKEEMARRRTDAAQRMKLLSGGDADQVFSPVKTSTHKITERTESLSRSLKKSNSFKKTPAPVLVNNIDDKKEQYAHAVENSQEARGSKAPLVDLPNSLEAVTSKKNLFEGQSSGTPKTTSCQVAVTHLVSRWVKGQADGGRTLQSRAADVKSGDVMQKKNMWEVIGDSSGRSTANIKGSAAASKKYTFVVTGHGKYEKISVDRDHATNGKSDLCDS; from the exons ATGTCCAAGGCGTTGCTGAGGAGAAACTCCAGCAAACAAAATCTGCAGAACCTCATCAG GTTGACAGCGCAGAGGAGCGTGGAGGACGCCGAGGAAGCGGAACGCGAACGCAGGAGACGTGCCCGAGAGCAGTCGTGTCACAGGAACGGTGACGCGGAGTACGCCGCTGACGACAACCTCCACGT aTTCGACGGCGCGCCAAAGCCTGGCGGCTCACCGTCGGTGGAGGAGGACGAAGGCTTCAGCGATTGGACGCAGCGCAGACGGCAGAGAAGCCATCAGCGGCAAGTCGGACGGGACGAGGAGGAGCGCGACGGCGCCGCTTACAGGTCGGAGCCGAAAGACAGCGCCGCCGCCTCCagcacgtcttcttcttcttcatccacTGGCGTCCGGTGCGAAGCGGAAGATGACGACGGTGAGTCGAGGCTGGAGACGGACGCCAGTCAG GTGTCATCCACATCCAAAGCTTTCCTTCTCGAAGATTCCGAAGCGGTGGGCGcccaacaggaagtgacatcacTATCCAGCAACCAATCAAAGAGCAG GAACGGCCAGGCGGACGCCGTCTTGGAGGCGGAGCGTCGCCTGGAGAAGATCCGGCTGGGCCTCCAGGAGAAGGAGAGccaggagctggaggagctgaAGCGACGACACGCCCGGGCCGagcaggagctggaggagctggCCAGGAGGAAAGAGCAGAGGAGCCGTCTGCGAAGCCAGGAGGAACGACGACGGCAAGACGAGCAACGGCAACGCCTCGCCAAGGAGGAG GAGGAGCGGGGCCGCATGAAGGAGGAGATGGCGAGGAGGCGGACGGATGCCGCCCAGAGGATGAAATTGTTGAGCGGTGGCGACGCCGACCAGGTCTTCAGTCCCGTCAAGACGTCTACGCACAAA ATCACAGAGCGGACCGAGTCCCTCAGCCGCTCGCTCAAGAAAAG TAACAGTTTCAAAAAGACGCCGGCGCCCGTTCTCGTCAACAACATCGACGACAAGAAGGAGCAGTATGCGCACGCTGTGGAG AACTCTCAGGAAGCGCGAGGCTCCAAGGCCCCGCTAGTGGACCTTCCCAACTCTCTGGAGGCCGTCACCTCCAAGAAGAACTTGTTTGAGGGGCAGAGCAGCGGCACCCCCAAGACAACTTCCTGTCAG GTGGCCGTGACCCACTTGGTCAGCCGGTGGGTAAAGGGCCAAGCGGACGGCGGGCGAACTCTGCAGAGCCGAGCGGCG GATGTCAAGAGTGGAGATGTAATGCAGAAGAAGAACATGTGGGAGGTGATTGGAGATTCATCAGGGAGGTCCACCGCAAATATCAAG GGCTCGGCAGCAGCGAGTAAGAAGTACACCTTTGTGGTGACGGGCCACGGCAAGTACGAGAAGATCTCCGTGGACCGGGACCACGCCACCAACGGAAAGTCTG atttGTGCGATTCCTGA
- the lsp1a gene encoding non-muscle caldesmon isoform X2: protein MSKALLRRNSSKQNLQNLIRLTAQRSVEDAEEAERERRRRAREQSCHRNGDAEYAADDNLHVFDGAPKPGGSPSVEEDEGFSDWTQRRRQRSHQRQVGRDEEERDGAAYRSEPKDSAAASSTSSSSSSTGVRCEAEDDDGESRLETDASQVSSTSKAFLLEDSEAVGAQQEVTSLSSNQSKSRNGQADAVLEAERRLEKIRLGLQEKESQELEELKRRHARAEQELEELARRKEQRSRLRSQEERRRQDEQRQRLAKEEEERGRMKEEMARRRTDAAQRMKLLSGGDADQVFSPVKTSTHKITERTESLSRSLKKSNSFKKTPAPVLVNNIDDKKEQYAHAVENSQEARGSKAPLVDLPNSLEAVTSKKNLFEGQSSGTPKTTSCQDTDGFKVAVTHLVSRWVKGQADGGRTLQSRAADVKSGDVMQKKNMWEVIGDSSGRSTANIKGSAAASKKYTFVVTGHGKYEKISVDRDHATNDLCDS from the exons ATGTCCAAGGCGTTGCTGAGGAGAAACTCCAGCAAACAAAATCTGCAGAACCTCATCAG GTTGACAGCGCAGAGGAGCGTGGAGGACGCCGAGGAAGCGGAACGCGAACGCAGGAGACGTGCCCGAGAGCAGTCGTGTCACAGGAACGGTGACGCGGAGTACGCCGCTGACGACAACCTCCACGT aTTCGACGGCGCGCCAAAGCCTGGCGGCTCACCGTCGGTGGAGGAGGACGAAGGCTTCAGCGATTGGACGCAGCGCAGACGGCAGAGAAGCCATCAGCGGCAAGTCGGACGGGACGAGGAGGAGCGCGACGGCGCCGCTTACAGGTCGGAGCCGAAAGACAGCGCCGCCGCCTCCagcacgtcttcttcttcttcatccacTGGCGTCCGGTGCGAAGCGGAAGATGACGACGGTGAGTCGAGGCTGGAGACGGACGCCAGTCAG GTGTCATCCACATCCAAAGCTTTCCTTCTCGAAGATTCCGAAGCGGTGGGCGcccaacaggaagtgacatcacTATCCAGCAACCAATCAAAGAGCAG GAACGGCCAGGCGGACGCCGTCTTGGAGGCGGAGCGTCGCCTGGAGAAGATCCGGCTGGGCCTCCAGGAGAAGGAGAGccaggagctggaggagctgaAGCGACGACACGCCCGGGCCGagcaggagctggaggagctggCCAGGAGGAAAGAGCAGAGGAGCCGTCTGCGAAGCCAGGAGGAACGACGACGGCAAGACGAGCAACGGCAACGCCTCGCCAAGGAGGAG GAGGAGCGGGGCCGCATGAAGGAGGAGATGGCGAGGAGGCGGACGGATGCCGCCCAGAGGATGAAATTGTTGAGCGGTGGCGACGCCGACCAGGTCTTCAGTCCCGTCAAGACGTCTACGCACAAA ATCACAGAGCGGACCGAGTCCCTCAGCCGCTCGCTCAAGAAAAG TAACAGTTTCAAAAAGACGCCGGCGCCCGTTCTCGTCAACAACATCGACGACAAGAAGGAGCAGTATGCGCACGCTGTGGAG AACTCTCAGGAAGCGCGAGGCTCCAAGGCCCCGCTAGTGGACCTTCCCAACTCTCTGGAGGCCGTCACCTCCAAGAAGAACTTGTTTGAGGGGCAGAGCAGCGGCACCCCCAAGACAACTTCCTGTCAG GACACTGACGGCTTCAAGGTGGCCGTGACCCACTTGGTCAGCCGGTGGGTAAAGGGCCAAGCGGACGGCGGGCGAACTCTGCAGAGCCGAGCGGCG GATGTCAAGAGTGGAGATGTAATGCAGAAGAAGAACATGTGGGAGGTGATTGGAGATTCATCAGGGAGGTCCACCGCAAATATCAAG GGCTCGGCAGCAGCGAGTAAGAAGTACACCTTTGTGGTGACGGGCCACGGCAAGTACGAGAAGATCTCCGTGGACCGGGACCACGCCACCAACG atttGTGCGATTCCTGA
- the lsp1a gene encoding non-muscle caldesmon isoform X4 — MSKALLRRNSSKQNLQNLIRLTAQRSVEDAEEAERERRRRAREQSCHRNGDAEYAADDNLHVFDGAPKPGGSPSVEEDEGFSDWTQRRRQRSHQRQVGRDEEERDGAAYRSEPKDSAAASSTSSSSSSTGVRCEAEDDDGESRLETDASQVSSTSKAFLLEDSEAVGAQQEVTSLSSNQSKSRNGQADAVLEAERRLEKIRLGLQEKESQELEELKRRHARAEQELEELARRKEQRSRLRSQEERRRQDEQRQRLAKEEEERGRMKEEMARRRTDAAQRMKLLSGGDADQVFSPVKTSTHKITERTESLSRSLKKSNSFKKTPAPVLVNNIDDKKEQYAHAVENSQEARGSKAPLVDLPNSLEAVTSKKNLFEGQSSGTPKTTSCQVAVTHLVSRWVKGQADVKSGDVMQKKNMWEVIGDSSGRSTANIKGSAAASKKYTFVVTGHGKYEKISVDRDHATNGKSDLCDS, encoded by the exons ATGTCCAAGGCGTTGCTGAGGAGAAACTCCAGCAAACAAAATCTGCAGAACCTCATCAG GTTGACAGCGCAGAGGAGCGTGGAGGACGCCGAGGAAGCGGAACGCGAACGCAGGAGACGTGCCCGAGAGCAGTCGTGTCACAGGAACGGTGACGCGGAGTACGCCGCTGACGACAACCTCCACGT aTTCGACGGCGCGCCAAAGCCTGGCGGCTCACCGTCGGTGGAGGAGGACGAAGGCTTCAGCGATTGGACGCAGCGCAGACGGCAGAGAAGCCATCAGCGGCAAGTCGGACGGGACGAGGAGGAGCGCGACGGCGCCGCTTACAGGTCGGAGCCGAAAGACAGCGCCGCCGCCTCCagcacgtcttcttcttcttcatccacTGGCGTCCGGTGCGAAGCGGAAGATGACGACGGTGAGTCGAGGCTGGAGACGGACGCCAGTCAG GTGTCATCCACATCCAAAGCTTTCCTTCTCGAAGATTCCGAAGCGGTGGGCGcccaacaggaagtgacatcacTATCCAGCAACCAATCAAAGAGCAG GAACGGCCAGGCGGACGCCGTCTTGGAGGCGGAGCGTCGCCTGGAGAAGATCCGGCTGGGCCTCCAGGAGAAGGAGAGccaggagctggaggagctgaAGCGACGACACGCCCGGGCCGagcaggagctggaggagctggCCAGGAGGAAAGAGCAGAGGAGCCGTCTGCGAAGCCAGGAGGAACGACGACGGCAAGACGAGCAACGGCAACGCCTCGCCAAGGAGGAG GAGGAGCGGGGCCGCATGAAGGAGGAGATGGCGAGGAGGCGGACGGATGCCGCCCAGAGGATGAAATTGTTGAGCGGTGGCGACGCCGACCAGGTCTTCAGTCCCGTCAAGACGTCTACGCACAAA ATCACAGAGCGGACCGAGTCCCTCAGCCGCTCGCTCAAGAAAAG TAACAGTTTCAAAAAGACGCCGGCGCCCGTTCTCGTCAACAACATCGACGACAAGAAGGAGCAGTATGCGCACGCTGTGGAG AACTCTCAGGAAGCGCGAGGCTCCAAGGCCCCGCTAGTGGACCTTCCCAACTCTCTGGAGGCCGTCACCTCCAAGAAGAACTTGTTTGAGGGGCAGAGCAGCGGCACCCCCAAGACAACTTCCTGTCAG GTGGCCGTGACCCACTTGGTCAGCCGGTGGGTAAAGGGCCAAGCG GATGTCAAGAGTGGAGATGTAATGCAGAAGAAGAACATGTGGGAGGTGATTGGAGATTCATCAGGGAGGTCCACCGCAAATATCAAG GGCTCGGCAGCAGCGAGTAAGAAGTACACCTTTGTGGTGACGGGCCACGGCAAGTACGAGAAGATCTCCGTGGACCGGGACCACGCCACCAACGGAAAGTCTG atttGTGCGATTCCTGA
- the lsp1a gene encoding non-muscle caldesmon isoform X1 has protein sequence MSKALLRRNSSKQNLQNLIRLTAQRSVEDAEEAERERRRRAREQSCHRNGDAEYAADDNLHVFDGAPKPGGSPSVEEDEGFSDWTQRRRQRSHQRQVGRDEEERDGAAYRSEPKDSAAASSTSSSSSSTGVRCEAEDDDGESRLETDASQVSSTSKAFLLEDSEAVGAQQEVTSLSSNQSKSRNGQADAVLEAERRLEKIRLGLQEKESQELEELKRRHARAEQELEELARRKEQRSRLRSQEERRRQDEQRQRLAKEEEERGRMKEEMARRRTDAAQRMKLLSGGDADQVFSPVKTSTHKITERTESLSRSLKKSNSFKKTPAPVLVNNIDDKKEQYAHAVENSQEARGSKAPLVDLPNSLEAVTSKKNLFEGQSSGTPKTTSCQDTDGFKVAVTHLVSRWVKGQADGGRTLQSRAADVKSGDVMQKKNMWEVIGDSSGRSTANIKGSAAASKKYTFVVTGHGKYEKISVDRDHATNGKSDLCDS, from the exons ATGTCCAAGGCGTTGCTGAGGAGAAACTCCAGCAAACAAAATCTGCAGAACCTCATCAG GTTGACAGCGCAGAGGAGCGTGGAGGACGCCGAGGAAGCGGAACGCGAACGCAGGAGACGTGCCCGAGAGCAGTCGTGTCACAGGAACGGTGACGCGGAGTACGCCGCTGACGACAACCTCCACGT aTTCGACGGCGCGCCAAAGCCTGGCGGCTCACCGTCGGTGGAGGAGGACGAAGGCTTCAGCGATTGGACGCAGCGCAGACGGCAGAGAAGCCATCAGCGGCAAGTCGGACGGGACGAGGAGGAGCGCGACGGCGCCGCTTACAGGTCGGAGCCGAAAGACAGCGCCGCCGCCTCCagcacgtcttcttcttcttcatccacTGGCGTCCGGTGCGAAGCGGAAGATGACGACGGTGAGTCGAGGCTGGAGACGGACGCCAGTCAG GTGTCATCCACATCCAAAGCTTTCCTTCTCGAAGATTCCGAAGCGGTGGGCGcccaacaggaagtgacatcacTATCCAGCAACCAATCAAAGAGCAG GAACGGCCAGGCGGACGCCGTCTTGGAGGCGGAGCGTCGCCTGGAGAAGATCCGGCTGGGCCTCCAGGAGAAGGAGAGccaggagctggaggagctgaAGCGACGACACGCCCGGGCCGagcaggagctggaggagctggCCAGGAGGAAAGAGCAGAGGAGCCGTCTGCGAAGCCAGGAGGAACGACGACGGCAAGACGAGCAACGGCAACGCCTCGCCAAGGAGGAG GAGGAGCGGGGCCGCATGAAGGAGGAGATGGCGAGGAGGCGGACGGATGCCGCCCAGAGGATGAAATTGTTGAGCGGTGGCGACGCCGACCAGGTCTTCAGTCCCGTCAAGACGTCTACGCACAAA ATCACAGAGCGGACCGAGTCCCTCAGCCGCTCGCTCAAGAAAAG TAACAGTTTCAAAAAGACGCCGGCGCCCGTTCTCGTCAACAACATCGACGACAAGAAGGAGCAGTATGCGCACGCTGTGGAG AACTCTCAGGAAGCGCGAGGCTCCAAGGCCCCGCTAGTGGACCTTCCCAACTCTCTGGAGGCCGTCACCTCCAAGAAGAACTTGTTTGAGGGGCAGAGCAGCGGCACCCCCAAGACAACTTCCTGTCAG GACACTGACGGCTTCAAGGTGGCCGTGACCCACTTGGTCAGCCGGTGGGTAAAGGGCCAAGCGGACGGCGGGCGAACTCTGCAGAGCCGAGCGGCG GATGTCAAGAGTGGAGATGTAATGCAGAAGAAGAACATGTGGGAGGTGATTGGAGATTCATCAGGGAGGTCCACCGCAAATATCAAG GGCTCGGCAGCAGCGAGTAAGAAGTACACCTTTGTGGTGACGGGCCACGGCAAGTACGAGAAGATCTCCGTGGACCGGGACCACGCCACCAACGGAAAGTCTG atttGTGCGATTCCTGA